From a single Pseudomonas sp. A34-9 genomic region:
- a CDS encoding alpha/beta fold hydrolase, with the protein MNTLKWVRGVNGTLGWIAPKRVASKMRLAFMTPRSLPLRDWELPLLTSSERITLRFGLSALRWGQGPTVLLMHGWEGRPTQFAALITALVDAGYTVVALDGPAHGRSPGREANVVLFARAMLEAAAELPPLQAVIGHSMGGASAMLAVQLGLRTETLVSIAAPARILGVLRGFARYVGMPPRARSAFIRQVEQDVGMRAATLDVAHYQLDMPGLIVHAEDDNFVSVKESQLIHESWFDSRLLRLEGGGHQRVLADPRVVDGVLSLLAGRSLQARQSA; encoded by the coding sequence ATGAACACGTTGAAGTGGGTTCGTGGCGTTAATGGCACCTTGGGCTGGATTGCACCTAAACGGGTGGCGAGCAAAATGCGTCTGGCGTTCATGACGCCACGGTCGCTACCGCTAAGGGATTGGGAGTTGCCACTGCTGACCAGTTCCGAGCGCATCACCTTGCGCTTCGGTCTCTCCGCGCTGCGCTGGGGCCAAGGCCCGACCGTGCTGCTGATGCACGGCTGGGAAGGGCGGCCAACCCAGTTCGCCGCGCTGATCACGGCACTGGTCGATGCCGGTTACACCGTCGTCGCACTCGATGGTCCGGCTCACGGTCGTTCGCCGGGGCGTGAGGCCAATGTCGTGTTGTTCGCTCGGGCAATGCTCGAAGCCGCTGCCGAATTGCCGCCACTGCAAGCGGTTATCGGCCACTCCATGGGCGGCGCCAGCGCCATGCTCGCTGTACAACTGGGCTTGCGCACCGAAACCCTCGTCAGCATCGCCGCGCCTGCGCGAATTCTTGGGGTGCTGCGCGGTTTCGCGCGCTACGTCGGTATGCCGCCGCGAGCCCGTTCCGCCTTTATCCGCCAGGTCGAACAAGACGTTGGCATGCGCGCCGCTACGCTCGACGTTGCCCACTACCAACTGGATATGCCCGGCCTGATCGTGCATGCCGAGGACGACAACTTCGTCTCCGTCAAAGAGTCGCAACTGATCCACGAGTCCTGGTTCGACAGTCGCTTGCTGCGGCTTGAGGGCGGCGGCCATCAGCGTGTGCTGGCCGACCCTCGAGTGGTTGATGGCGTGTTATCACTGCTGGCAGGCCGCAGCCTGCAGGCGCGCCAATCGGCGTGA
- a CDS encoding Hsp20 family protein, which translates to MSTAFSLAPLFRSSVGFDRFNDLFETALRNEPGSTYPPYNVEKHGDDQYRIVVAAAGFQEEDLELQVEKGVLTISGGKRDANEGVTFLHQGIAQRAFKLSFRLADHIEIKAADLKNGLLSIDLLRVIPEEAKAKRIPINGVEKPVLQ; encoded by the coding sequence ATGAGTACTGCATTTTCCCTCGCGCCACTGTTCCGTTCTTCGGTTGGTTTCGACCGTTTCAACGACCTGTTCGAAACCGCCCTGCGCAACGAGCCAGGCAGCACCTATCCACCTTACAACGTGGAAAAGCACGGTGATGACCAATACCGCATCGTCGTAGCGGCAGCCGGTTTCCAGGAAGAAGACCTGGAACTGCAAGTCGAGAAGGGTGTGCTGACCATCAGTGGTGGCAAGCGTGATGCCAACGAAGGCGTGACCTTCCTGCACCAGGGCATCGCCCAGCGTGCTTTCAAGCTGTCCTTCCGTCTGGCCGATCACATCGAGATCAAGGCTGCGGATCTGAAAAACGGTCTGCTGAGCATCGATCTGTTGCGAGTGATCCCGGAAGAAGCGAAAGCCAAACGCATCCCGATCAACGGGGTGGAGAAGCCGGTTCTGCAATAA
- the leuC gene encoding 3-isopropylmalate dehydratase large subunit yields MAGKTLYDKLWDSHLVKQRDDGSALIYIDRHIIHEVTSPQAFEGLRLAGRKPWRIDANIATPDHNVPTTPERKGGIEAIADQVSRLQVQTLDDNCDEYGIVEFKMNDVRQGIVHVISPEQGATLPGMTVVCGDSHTSTHGAFGALAHGIGTSEVEHVLATQCLVAKKMKNMLVRVEGQLPFGVTAKDIVLAVIGKIGTAGGNGHAIEFAGSAIRDLSVEGRMTICNMSIEAGARVGLVAADQKTVDYVKGRPFAPKGAEWDMAVEAWKDLVSDADAKFDTVVELDAAQIKPQVSWGTSPEMVLAVDQNVPDPAKEMDLVKRDSIVRALKYMGLTANQAITDIQLDRVFIGSCTNSRIEDLRAAAVIAKGRKVASTIKQAIVVPGSGLVKAQAEAEGLDKIFLEAGFEWREPGCSMCLAMNPDRLESGEHCASTSNRNFEGRQGAGGRTHLVSPAMAAAAAVNGRFIDVRELI; encoded by the coding sequence ATGGCCGGCAAAACGCTCTACGACAAGCTCTGGGATTCGCATTTGGTCAAGCAGCGCGACGATGGCTCTGCGTTGATCTACATCGATCGTCACATCATCCACGAAGTGACCTCGCCGCAAGCCTTCGAAGGCCTGCGTCTGGCCGGGCGCAAGCCTTGGCGCATCGATGCCAACATCGCGACCCCGGACCACAACGTACCGACCACGCCAGAGCGCAAGGGCGGCATCGAAGCCATTGCCGATCAGGTTTCGCGTTTGCAGGTTCAGACCCTCGACGACAACTGCGATGAATACGGCATCGTCGAATTCAAGATGAACGACGTTCGCCAGGGCATTGTCCACGTGATCAGCCCGGAGCAGGGCGCGACCTTGCCAGGCATGACCGTGGTCTGCGGCGACTCGCACACCTCGACCCACGGCGCGTTCGGCGCTTTGGCTCACGGTATCGGCACTTCCGAGGTCGAGCATGTGCTCGCCACCCAGTGCCTGGTCGCCAAGAAAATGAAAAACATGCTGGTGCGCGTTGAAGGGCAATTGCCGTTCGGCGTGACCGCCAAGGACATCGTCCTCGCGGTGATCGGCAAGATCGGCACCGCCGGCGGTAACGGCCACGCCATCGAATTCGCTGGCAGCGCGATCCGCGACTTGTCCGTCGAAGGCCGCATGACCATCTGCAACATGTCCATCGAGGCCGGCGCCCGCGTTGGCTTGGTCGCAGCGGATCAGAAGACGGTCGACTACGTGAAGGGCCGTCCATTCGCCCCGAAAGGCGCGGAGTGGGACATGGCCGTCGAAGCCTGGAAAGATCTGGTTTCCGACGCTGATGCCAAATTCGACACCGTGGTTGAACTCGACGCCGCACAGATCAAGCCGCAAGTCAGCTGGGGCACTTCGCCCGAGATGGTTCTGGCCGTTGATCAGAACGTGCCGGACCCGGCCAAAGAGATGGATCTGGTCAAGCGCGACTCGATCGTCCGCGCCCTGAAGTACATGGGTTTGACCGCCAATCAGGCGATCACCGACATTCAGCTGGATCGCGTGTTCATCGGTTCCTGCACCAACTCGCGGATTGAAGATTTGCGCGCTGCAGCCGTGATTGCCAAGGGCCGCAAAGTTGCCTCGACCATCAAACAGGCGATCGTGGTGCCGGGCTCGGGTCTGGTCAAGGCGCAAGCCGAAGCCGAAGGCCTCGACAAAATTTTCCTTGAAGCCGGTTTCGAATGGCGTGAGCCGGGCTGCTCGATGTGCCTGGCGATGAACCCGGACCGTTTGGAGTCCGGCGAGCATTGCGCCTCGACCTCCAACCGTAACTTCGAAGGCCGTCAGGGCGCCGGTGGCCGTACCCACCTCGTCAGCCCGGCCATGGCGGCAGCGGCAGCGGTGAACGGTCGTTTCATCGACGTTCGTGAATTGATCTAA
- a CDS encoding class I SAM-dependent methyltransferase, with product MTSTAQHTQVVQKQFGEQAAAYLSSAVHAQGTEFALLQAELAGQGEARVLDLGCGAGHVSFHVAPLVKEVVAYDLSQQMLDVVAAAAVDRGMSNIATVNGAAERLPFADGEFDFVFSRYSAHHWSDLGVALREVRRVLKPGGVAAFVDVLSPGSPLFDTYLQSVEVLRDTSHVRDYSAAEWLRQVSEAGLHVRSTTRQRLRLEYSSWVERMRTPEVLRAAIRQLQQSMGNEVREYFEIDADGSFSTDVIVLMAEK from the coding sequence ATGACCAGCACCGCCCAGCACACTCAGGTCGTACAAAAGCAATTCGGTGAACAGGCCGCCGCCTACCTGAGCAGCGCCGTTCACGCGCAAGGCACTGAATTCGCACTCCTACAAGCTGAGTTGGCCGGGCAGGGCGAGGCGCGAGTTCTGGATCTGGGTTGCGGTGCCGGTCACGTCAGTTTCCATGTCGCACCGCTGGTCAAGGAAGTGGTGGCTTATGACCTGTCGCAGCAGATGCTCGACGTGGTCGCCGCCGCTGCCGTTGATCGCGGCATGAGCAACATTGCCACAGTCAACGGCGCCGCCGAGCGTCTGCCGTTTGCTGACGGCGAGTTCGACTTTGTGTTCAGCCGTTATTCGGCGCATCACTGGAGCGATCTCGGTGTGGCCCTGCGTGAAGTGCGCCGGGTGCTGAAACCGGGTGGGGTGGCGGCGTTCGTTGACGTGTTGTCACCGGGCAGTCCGTTGTTCGACACTTACCTGCAAAGCGTCGAAGTACTGCGCGACACCAGCCATGTCCGCGATTATTCTGCCGCCGAATGGCTGCGTCAGGTCAGCGAGGCCGGTTTGCACGTGCGCAGTACCACGCGGCAGCGCCTGCGTCTGGAGTACAGCAGTTGGGTTGAACGCATGCGCACGCCTGAAGTGTTGCGCGCGGCGATCCGCCAGTTGCAGCAGTCGATGGGCAACGAAGTGCGCGAATATTTTGAGATTGATGCCGATGGCTCGTTCAGTACAGATGTCATCGTGCTGATGGCCGAGAAATAA
- the leuD gene encoding 3-isopropylmalate dehydratase small subunit has product MKAFTQHTGLVAPLDRANVDTDQIIPKQFLKSIKRTGFGPNLFDEWRYLDVGQPYQDNSKRPLNKDFVLNAERYQGASVLLARENFGCGSSREHAPWALEEYGFRSIIAPSYADIFFNNSFKNGLLPIILSDAEVDELFKQVEAEPGYQLQVDLQAQTVTRPDGKVYSFEIDAFRKHCLLNGLDDIGLTLQDGDAIAAFEAKHRVSQPWLFRDA; this is encoded by the coding sequence ATGAAAGCTTTTACCCAGCACACTGGTCTTGTCGCGCCTTTGGATCGTGCCAACGTCGACACCGACCAGATCATTCCGAAGCAGTTCTTGAAGTCGATCAAGCGCACCGGTTTCGGTCCGAACCTGTTCGACGAGTGGCGTTACCTCGATGTCGGCCAGCCGTATCAGGACAACTCCAAGCGTCCGCTGAACAAGGACTTCGTCCTCAACGCCGAGCGTTATCAGGGCGCCAGCGTATTGCTCGCCCGCGAAAACTTCGGTTGCGGCTCCAGCCGTGAACACGCGCCGTGGGCGCTGGAAGAATATGGTTTCCGCAGCATCATCGCGCCGAGCTATGCCGACATCTTCTTTAACAACAGCTTCAAGAACGGTTTGCTGCCGATCATCTTGAGCGACGCTGAAGTCGATGAGTTGTTCAAGCAGGTCGAGGCCGAGCCGGGTTATCAACTGCAGGTCGATCTGCAGGCGCAGACCGTGACCCGCCCGGATGGCAAGGTGTACAGCTTTGAAATCGATGCGTTCCGCAAGCACTGCTTGTTGAACGGTCTGGACGATATCGGCCTGACCTTGCAGGACGGCGATGCGATTGCCGCGTTTGAGGCCAAGCATCGGGTGAGCCAGCCGTGGTTGTTCCGCGACGCGTGA
- a CDS encoding PAS domain S-box protein — translation MPKSVDRIPPMPRIQAIDPRHSEQSWESAPQLLAALNGARLGAWYWDIERGQISWSRGTQALFGFDPRQPLPEDLEYLDLLPPEDRAKTVRAFHAVIAGAPLEQAMHHRIRWPDGSLHWLEISGSLLPDKNGRPRMIGVIREITHQRQREQALSSSEKRFATLFHLCPNMVLLTRQEDGLISEANQYFESLFGWPVQSAIGRTTLELGLWVHPEQRGELVKKTKAKGELISMEVQFRASNGQIHDGILSAQKVELEGQPYLLSTFLDTTERKAAEHALKDSQERLDLALDSAQLGTWDWHIPSGMLYGSARAAQLHGLEPKPFHESFEEFFEGVPGEERDSMRDAYRSLREGPAGNYQLTYRVQLPDGSSRYLESRARLYRDDNGAPLRMAGTLLDITDQVEREQRLVASEEKFATLFQVSPDPICVTRQDSGEFIEINNSFTQTFGWSATDVIGRTAEEIGLWDASAKSLQRIERVIREQGLSNVAIIVQHKDGQSLTCVISSRQISVGDQPCIVTTLRDITQQQRSEAALKASEEKFAKAFHSSPDAITITERDTGRYLEVNDGFCRLTGYRAEDVVGKTVYQVGIWAEEKQRSALLAELQIKGRVHHQEMLGRNKRGELLTVEVSVEPITLNETACLLLTARDVSLLKNAEAQIRHLAYHDPLTNLPNRALLMDRLSQQIALLKRHNLRGALLFLDLDHFKHINDSLGHPVGDTVLKIITARLEASVRMEDTVARLGGDEFVVLLSGLEGSRNDVSAQVRNLADTLRELLSEPMFLDGQRLQVTPSIGVALIPDHGSTPTDLLKRADIALYRAKDSGRNTTQMYHNTMQKAASERLRMETDLRLALSRGEFNVHFQPQVDARDNRIIGAEALVRWNHPELGAQSPTEFIKVLEDSGLILEVGTWILDEACNAFKQLIAQKRVDPLNFSLCVNISPRQFRQNDFVERIEHSMTSHGLPCSLLKLEITEGIVIQNLEDTISKMRRLKKLGVSFAMDDFGTGYSSLTYLKRLPVDTLKIDQSFIRDATTDPNDAEIIRAIVAMARSLELEVIAEGVETPEQLAFLQGLGCHLYQGYLHSRPVALEDLKVLLE, via the coding sequence ATGCCGAAATCTGTTGACCGTATTCCGCCGATGCCGCGTATTCAGGCGATTGACCCGCGACATTCCGAGCAGAGCTGGGAGAGTGCGCCGCAATTGCTGGCAGCACTCAACGGCGCACGGCTCGGCGCCTGGTATTGGGATATCGAGCGTGGGCAGATCAGTTGGTCACGCGGCACCCAGGCATTGTTCGGCTTCGATCCTCGGCAACCGCTGCCCGAAGACCTGGAATACCTCGACCTGCTGCCGCCGGAAGACCGGGCGAAAACCGTTCGCGCCTTCCACGCGGTGATTGCCGGGGCGCCGCTGGAACAAGCGATGCACCACCGTATCCGCTGGCCTGACGGCAGCCTGCACTGGCTGGAGATCAGCGGCAGCTTGTTGCCGGATAAAAACGGCCGCCCCCGAATGATCGGGGTGATTCGTGAAATCACCCACCAGCGCCAACGCGAACAGGCCCTGAGCAGCTCGGAGAAACGTTTCGCGACACTTTTTCACCTGTGTCCGAACATGGTCTTGCTGACCCGTCAGGAAGACGGCTTGATCAGCGAAGCCAATCAATATTTTGAAAGCCTGTTTGGCTGGCCGGTACAGAGCGCCATCGGGCGTACCACGCTGGAACTGGGCTTGTGGGTGCATCCGGAGCAACGCGGCGAACTGGTCAAGAAGACCAAGGCCAAGGGCGAATTGATCAGCATGGAGGTGCAGTTTCGCGCCAGTAACGGGCAGATTCACGATGGCATTCTCAGTGCGCAGAAAGTTGAGCTCGAAGGCCAGCCGTATCTGCTCAGCACCTTCCTCGACACCACCGAACGCAAAGCCGCCGAACACGCCTTGAAGGACAGCCAGGAACGCCTCGATCTGGCGCTGGACTCGGCGCAGCTCGGCACCTGGGACTGGCACATTCCCAGCGGCATGCTCTACGGCTCGGCACGGGCCGCGCAACTGCACGGTCTGGAGCCGAAACCGTTTCATGAGTCGTTCGAAGAGTTTTTCGAAGGCGTGCCCGGTGAGGAACGCGACAGCATGCGCGACGCCTACCGCAGCCTGCGCGAAGGCCCGGCGGGCAATTATCAGCTGACCTATCGCGTGCAACTGCCGGACGGCAGCTCACGGTATCTGGAAAGCCGTGCCCGCCTCTACCGTGACGACAATGGCGCGCCGCTGCGCATGGCCGGCACGCTGCTCGACATCACCGACCAAGTCGAACGCGAACAGCGGCTGGTGGCCTCGGAAGAGAAATTCGCCACGCTGTTCCAGGTCAGCCCCGACCCGATCTGCGTAACCCGCCAGGACAGTGGCGAGTTCATCGAAATCAATAACAGCTTTACCCAGACTTTCGGCTGGAGCGCCACCGACGTCATCGGCCGCACCGCCGAAGAAATCGGCCTGTGGGACGCCTCGGCAAAAAGCCTGCAACGCATTGAACGAGTGATTCGCGAACAGGGCCTGAGCAACGTCGCGATCATCGTTCAGCACAAGGATGGCCAATCGCTGACCTGCGTAATCTCCAGCCGCCAGATCAGCGTCGGCGATCAGCCGTGCATCGTCACCACCCTGCGGGACATCACCCAGCAGCAGCGTTCGGAAGCGGCACTGAAAGCCAGTGAAGAAAAATTCGCCAAGGCGTTTCACTCCAGCCCCGACGCGATCACCATCACCGAGCGCGACACCGGGCGTTATCTGGAAGTCAACGACGGCTTCTGCCGTCTGACCGGCTATCGCGCCGAGGACGTGGTGGGCAAAACCGTTTATCAGGTGGGTATTTGGGCCGAGGAAAAACAGCGCTCGGCGTTACTCGCTGAACTGCAGATCAAGGGCCGCGTGCACCATCAGGAAATGCTCGGACGCAACAAGCGCGGCGAGTTGCTGACTGTGGAAGTGTCAGTGGAACCCATCACCCTCAATGAAACGGCGTGCCTGCTGCTGACCGCGCGCGACGTCAGTCTGTTGAAAAACGCCGAAGCGCAGATTCGTCACCTCGCCTATCACGACCCGCTGACCAACCTGCCCAACCGCGCCTTGCTGATGGATCGCCTGAGCCAGCAGATCGCCCTGCTCAAGCGCCACAACCTGCGCGGTGCCTTGCTGTTTCTCGATCTCGATCACTTCAAGCACATCAATGACTCCCTCGGCCATCCGGTCGGCGACACGGTACTGAAAATCATCACCGCGCGGCTCGAAGCCAGCGTGCGCATGGAAGACACGGTCGCGCGCCTCGGTGGCGATGAGTTTGTCGTGCTGCTCAGTGGCCTTGAAGGCTCGCGCAACGACGTCAGCGCACAAGTGCGCAATCTGGCCGACACCCTGCGCGAATTACTCTCGGAACCGATGTTCCTCGACGGCCAGCGCCTGCAAGTGACGCCGAGCATCGGCGTGGCGCTGATCCCCGATCACGGCTCAACGCCGACCGACCTGCTCAAACGCGCCGACATTGCCCTGTACCGGGCCAAGGATTCCGGGCGCAACACCACGCAGATGTACCACAACACCATGCAGAAAGCGGCCAGCGAACGGCTGCGCATGGAGACCGACCTGCGCCTGGCGCTGTCGCGTGGTGAATTCAACGTGCACTTTCAGCCGCAGGTCGATGCCCGCGACAACCGCATCATCGGCGCCGAAGCCCTGGTGCGCTGGAATCACCCGGAACTGGGCGCGCAGTCCCCTACCGAGTTCATCAAAGTGCTGGAGGACAGCGGCCTGATTCTCGAAGTCGGCACCTGGATCCTCGACGAAGCCTGCAATGCCTTCAAACAACTGATCGCGCAGAAACGGGTCGACCCGCTGAATTTCAGCCTGTGCGTGAACATCAGTCCACGGCAGTTCCGCCAGAACGACTTCGTCGAACGCATCGAGCACAGCATGACCAGCCACGGCCTGCCCTGCTCGCTGCTGAAACTGGAAATCACTGAAGGCATCGTCATCCAGAACCTGGAAGACACCATCAGCAAAATGCGCCGGCTGAAAAAGCTCGGCGTGAGTTTCGCCATGGACGACTTCGGCACCGGTTATTCGTCGCTGACTTACCTCAAGCGTCTGCCGGTCGACACGCTGAAAATCGATCAGTCGTTTATCCGCGATGCAACGACCGACCCGAACGACGCGGAGATTATCCGCGCAATTGTTGCCATGGCGCGCAGTCTGGAGCTGGAGGTGATTGCCGAGGGCGTGGAGACGCCGGAGCAGCTCGCGTTCCTGCAAGGTTTGGGTTGTCACTTGTATCAGGGTTATCTGCACAGTCGACCGGTAGCGCTGGAGGATCTAAAAGTGTTACTCGAATGA
- a CDS encoding LysR family transcriptional regulator, producing MDLANLNAFIAIAETGSFSGAGERLHLTQPAISKRIAGLEQQLKVRLFDRLGREVGLTEAGRALLPRAYQILNVLDDTRRALTNLTGEVSGRLTLATSHHIGLHRLPPLLREFTRRYPQVALDIQFLDSEVAYEEILHGRAELAVITLAPEPHALVKATPVWDDPLDFVVAPEHSLINNGAVSLADIAGHPAVFPGGNTFTHHIVQRLFEAQGLTPNIAMSTNYLETIKMMVSIGLAWSVLPRTMLDEQVASIVLPGIQLSRQLGYILHTERTLSNAARAFMALLDAQIDLPGT from the coding sequence ATGGATCTGGCCAATCTCAACGCTTTTATCGCGATTGCCGAGACCGGCAGCTTCTCCGGCGCCGGCGAACGCTTGCACCTGACACAGCCGGCGATCAGCAAACGCATCGCCGGGCTGGAGCAGCAATTGAAGGTGCGCCTGTTCGATCGACTCGGTCGTGAAGTCGGCCTGACCGAGGCCGGCCGCGCCCTGCTGCCGCGGGCTTATCAAATTCTCAACGTACTGGATGACACCCGTCGTGCCCTGACCAATCTGACCGGCGAAGTCAGCGGCAGGCTGACGCTGGCCACCAGTCACCACATCGGTTTGCACCGTTTGCCACCGTTATTAAGGGAATTCACCCGCCGCTACCCACAGGTGGCGCTGGATATTCAGTTCCTCGATTCGGAAGTGGCCTACGAAGAAATTCTTCATGGCCGCGCTGAACTGGCGGTCATCACCCTGGCGCCGGAGCCTCACGCACTGGTCAAAGCCACGCCCGTGTGGGACGACCCGCTGGATTTCGTGGTCGCCCCCGAGCATTCGCTGATCAATAACGGTGCCGTCAGTCTGGCGGACATTGCCGGTCATCCGGCAGTTTTCCCCGGCGGCAACACCTTTACCCACCATATTGTCCAACGCTTGTTCGAGGCCCAGGGACTGACGCCGAACATCGCCATGAGCACCAACTACCTGGAAACCATCAAGATGATGGTCTCCATCGGTCTGGCCTGGAGTGTTTTGCCACGCACCATGCTCGACGAACAGGTGGCGAGCATCGTATTGCCGGGCATACAGCTCAGTCGCCAGCTAGGCTATATCTTGCACACTGAACGGACGCTATCGAATGCGGCAAGAGCGTTTATGGCCTTGCTGGATGCACAAATCGATCTGCCAGGGACTTAA
- the leuB gene encoding 3-isopropylmalate dehydrogenase, giving the protein MSKQILILPGDGIGPEIMAEAVKVLELANDKYSLGFELSHDVIGGAAIDKHGVPLADETLDRARAADAVLLGAVGGPKWDTIERDIRPERGLLKIRAQLGLFGNLRPAILYPQLADASSLKPEIVAGLDILIVRELTGGIYFGAPRGTRTLENGERQSYDTLPYSESEIRRIARVGFDMAMVRGKKLCSVDKANVLASSQLWREVVEQVAKDYPEVELSHMYVDNAAMQLVRAPKQFDVIVTDNMFGDILSDEASMLTGSIGMLPSASLDSNNKGMYEPCHGSAPDIAGKGIANPLATILSVSMMLRYSFNLHDAADAIEKAVSVVLDQGLRTGDIYSAGCTKVGTQEMGDAVVAALRNL; this is encoded by the coding sequence ATGAGCAAGCAGATTCTGATTCTCCCAGGTGACGGTATTGGTCCGGAAATCATGGCCGAAGCGGTCAAGGTGCTGGAACTGGCCAACGACAAGTACAGCCTGGGCTTCGAGCTGAGCCATGACGTGATCGGTGGCGCCGCCATCGACAAGCACGGCGTGCCGCTGGCCGACGAAACTCTCGACCGTGCCCGCGCTGCCGATGCCGTGCTGCTGGGCGCCGTCGGTGGCCCGAAATGGGACACCATCGAGCGTGACATCCGCCCTGAGCGCGGCCTGCTGAAAATCCGCGCGCAACTGGGTCTGTTCGGCAACCTGCGCCCGGCGATCCTGTATCCGCAGCTGGCCGACGCTTCGAGCCTGAAGCCGGAAATCGTTGCCGGTCTGGACATCCTGATCGTCCGTGAGCTGACCGGTGGCATCTACTTCGGCGCGCCGCGCGGCACGCGTACCCTGGAAAACGGCGAGCGTCAGTCCTATGACACGCTGCCGTACAGCGAAAGCGAAATCCGCCGCATCGCCCGTGTCGGTTTCGACATGGCCATGGTTCGCGGCAAGAAGCTCTGCTCGGTGGACAAGGCCAACGTGCTGGCGTCCAGCCAACTGTGGCGTGAAGTGGTCGAACAAGTTGCAAAAGACTATCCAGAAGTCGAACTGAGCCACATGTACGTCGACAACGCTGCGATGCAACTGGTGCGCGCACCGAAGCAGTTCGACGTGATCGTCACCGACAACATGTTCGGCGACATTCTGTCCGACGAAGCGTCGATGCTCACCGGTTCCATCGGCATGCTGCCGTCGGCCTCGCTGGATTCGAACAACAAGGGTATGTACGAGCCTTGCCACGGCTCGGCGCCGGACATCGCCGGCAAAGGCATTGCCAACCCGTTGGCGACCATTCTGTCGGTGTCGATGATGCTGCGTTACAGCTTCAATCTGCACGACGCCGCCGATGCCATCGAAAAAGCCGTCAGCGTTGTGCTTGATCAAGGTTTGCGCACCGGCGACATCTATTCGGCCGGTTGCACCAAAGTCGGTACGCAGGAAATGGGCGACGCAGTAGTCGCCGCGCTGCGGAATCTGTAA
- a CDS encoding tRNA-dihydrouridine synthase — MQIALAPMEGLVDDILRDVLTRVGGIDWCVTEFIRVNDQLLTPAYFHKFGPELLNGARTASGVPLRVQLLGSDPVCLAENAALACELGSEVIDLNFGCPAKTVNKSRGGAVLLKEPELLNQIVEHVRRAVPAHIPVTAKMRLGFDSPDGSLVCATALAEGGAEHIVVHARTKMDGYKPPAHWEWIPRVQDVVKVPVFANGDIWSVDDWRRCREISGVEDIMLGRGLVSRPDLARQIAAARAGEEVVEMTWAELMPLIQDFWLQAKAQMTARQSPGRLKQWLAMLTRNYPEATELFTVLRRETEPDHVSRLLGLPVSEAA; from the coding sequence ATGCAAATTGCTCTGGCGCCCATGGAGGGGTTGGTCGACGACATCCTCCGCGACGTGCTGACCCGCGTTGGCGGCATCGACTGGTGCGTGACCGAATTCATCCGGGTCAACGATCAGTTGCTCACGCCGGCCTATTTCCACAAGTTCGGTCCGGAACTGCTCAACGGCGCCCGCACCGCATCCGGTGTGCCATTGCGCGTGCAGTTGCTCGGTTCCGACCCGGTGTGCCTGGCGGAAAACGCGGCGCTGGCCTGTGAGCTCGGTTCTGAGGTCATTGACTTGAACTTCGGCTGCCCGGCCAAGACCGTTAACAAATCCCGTGGTGGTGCGGTCCTGCTCAAGGAGCCGGAACTGCTCAACCAGATCGTCGAACACGTGCGCCGTGCCGTGCCGGCGCATATTCCCGTCACCGCGAAAATGCGCCTGGGCTTCGACAGCCCGGACGGTTCGCTGGTCTGCGCCACGGCGCTGGCCGAGGGCGGCGCCGAACACATCGTGGTTCACGCCCGCACCAAAATGGATGGCTACAAACCGCCGGCGCATTGGGAATGGATTCCGCGCGTGCAGGACGTGGTCAAAGTCCCGGTGTTCGCCAACGGTGATATCTGGAGCGTGGACGACTGGCGTCGTTGCCGCGAAATCAGTGGTGTGGAAGACATCATGCTCGGTCGTGGTCTGGTGTCGCGCCCGGATCTGGCCAGGCAAATCGCTGCTGCTCGCGCCGGTGAAGAAGTGGTCGAGATGACCTGGGCCGAGCTGATGCCGCTGATTCAGGACTTCTGGCTGCAAGCCAAAGCGCAGATGACCGCGCGCCAATCGCCGGGCCGCTTGAAGCAATGGCTGGCCATGCTGACGCGCAATTATCCCGAGGCGACCGAGCTGTTTACCGTGCTGCGTCGCGAGACAGAACCGGATCACGTCTCGCGTTTGCTCGGTCTGCCGGTCTCCGAAGCGGCCTGA
- a CDS encoding thioesterase family protein, with translation MGWDRATPFTIDLQVGAEDIDGLGHANNAVYVTWLERCAWRHSQRLGLDLVEYRRLDRAMAVVRHEIDYLAAAYEGDELQLATWIVDWDQRLKMTRHFQLKRPSDNTTLLRAQTTFVCIELSTGKPKRMPAEFIEGYGPAILTPA, from the coding sequence ATGGGCTGGGATCGGGCAACGCCGTTTACCATTGATCTGCAAGTAGGCGCCGAGGACATTGATGGGCTGGGCCACGCGAACAACGCGGTGTACGTGACCTGGCTGGAGCGTTGCGCATGGCGCCACTCGCAGCGTCTGGGCCTGGATCTGGTCGAGTATCGGCGACTGGATCGGGCGATGGCCGTGGTCCGTCACGAGATCGATTATCTCGCTGCGGCCTATGAAGGCGACGAACTGCAACTGGCGACCTGGATTGTCGATTGGGATCAGCGCCTGAAAATGACCCGACATTTCCAGCTCAAGCGCCCCAGCGACAACACCACGCTGTTGCGCGCGCAAACCACGTTTGTCTGCATCGAACTGTCCACGGGCAAGCCCAAGCGCATGCCGGCCGAGTTTATCGAAGGCTACGGCCCGGCAATCCTGACTCCAGCCTGA